The genomic DNA aaaaatatgttttttttttttttttttacccctaaaacgacATGAGTAATCgatcaaagatcaaaaatcAGTCTCAGCCAATACTAATACGATATGAccaatacaataccaatacttgaaaccaaaGGTGAAACAGATTGGTTCCGAAGTAAGAAGAATCACTGTTCATTTCATTTATACCAATAGTCAAACACAAAGAATTCTTGACACCTTGATTTCATTTTGCTGGTTTTAAATTAAGCTGGTAATGCTGCTGCGTGCATCCATATATATTATTAAATCTAAGTAATAAACAAATATTTACATATTAAAAACAACTAAAAATTGTGACAAgtgacaaaaatatttgaaatgactaaaaatgtaaagaaaataacaattacttcatctttttattttactgTATCCATTGATTTGTAGTTGGGATATCCATCACGCAATGACACAAAAGTCTTCTCTTCACAACCCGACATGACTTTCCCTTGGCAATTTAGTTTGTGGTCCAATTTGTGGAGATGCTTTGCTCATTATAAAAAACAGTCAGATCGATATGACGAGTTTtgcttatcttttttatttttttggtaacgaaGTGGGGGGAATAAATGGGGGTGGGGACAAAATATGGAATGGTAGTATTGGGTCTCGATCGGATACAAGTGTCCTACTGCACTGTGTCGACCAACTATGCTAATTAGTAGTTTGACCAACCGTAAGTTTTGGTTTAGAAGAACTAGAAGCATGAACTTGAAAGGAACTCAAAGAAGATATATGCGATTTggactaggggtgaaacagggtcgggtttcttaaaactctaatccaaccctaggtcctcaaaattcaatccaGTCCCAATTCAATTCAACCCAACCCTCTCAGGTTCACgtttaggcccaaccctatcaggttcataccaacccaacccagccctaattgaccttatcagggccaggttgggttgggttggattggtttgagttgggttgaccttggcttctataatggttggattaaccttgattgacatatttttttcattcatgtctcatatattaaaaaattatagaaaaataaaatacctattggagccctaatttctattataaagatgCAAGGTTAAATTTCGGGCCGGGTTaggtcgggttgggctgggttgaggcctcaactcTAACCCAACGCAACCTTgacccagggttggggtttttcaaccctaacctggCCTAatggtcaaaaaacttggcccaaatcCTGTTGGGGCTCAGGGCTGGTTCgggttgtcagggccaaactttcacccctaattTGGACTTCTCTATAGCCTACTACACCATGTAGCGTAAATTCAAGGGCTTAGAGCCCTTAGACACGCAGCTCAAGGTGCTCTCAGCCTTGGATTTATAGTACATGGTGTATCACACGACAAAGGATCCTCACACTAGATCATGACGTGGTGCACTCTATTTTAACACTCTTTAAGAAATAATTTAGAGAATAATTCAAAAATAGTGTAAAGAATACAAAAGGCTATGTCACAATTCTTGGCCCAATTTGTGATGTAAAATTTGTTAAAATTCTTTGGTTGACATGATTAAATTACTATTTGTACCTCTCAAAAcctaaaatttattttcaaagtatcaaaaataaaaagaatgattTAACTCCAAAATTGACAACTATAACAAACAAGTGTTAAGTAAGGATGTTAAAACTAAGACGTTATGAGTTCAACTTTTGTTGGGGCTTAcctatccaaaaataaaataaaataaaatattttcatgaaaaaatgaagatgtttgGAGATTGGATCTTCTGCATATAGCAATGTATGCACATGTGAAAGATTCAATACCTATTACTCTATACCTACCATTTAAAGGGTGAAGAGGGGGCGTATATGAAAGCAAAAAGGAAAGTTGTTAGATCCTCACATTCACATGTATGTACCCGTAGAGGAAAATAATTTCGTTACTGCCTAGGTTGCAGTCCCATGGTAGCaaccaagggaatggaatctcaggggcaggtttgaaaatacccacctTGGGTGAAATTTTCCACCCCTACCCTTGAAATTTCACTCCCTTGACTGGTAccaggggttgcagctacttcgTTGCAACCTAGCCAgcagctacttggctgcaacccaggCAACAGCCAAGTTTCGATTCCCCAGGAAAAAATTTCGCTGCAGCCTGGGTTGCAGCCAAGCAGTTGCAACCCCATGGTAGCAGCCAAGGGAATAGAATCCCAAGGgtaggtttgaaaatacccGCAGAGGATCCATTATCGAAGCTTCTAGTGCTTGTTGGGTAGATCAGTTGAAGGTATCTACTTCATATGATATAGAATTGGTTCTCCTCCCAAATATTTATCTACAAGGTAATAGCTTCAATTCTCTTTGGAATGGACTCGAATGAGTATCTCAGTGcttcagatgatgaagaactgGAGAAAAGCAACCATGGAACAGCAAAAATTCAGCAACAGTTGCAGATTCTTCAATCTCTCATTCCCAATTCAAACCAGGTTTCATCTTTCTACACCATATTTGGAGATATATATTTAGATTTTCATGTTTTAACATGGATTTATTTgtatatgatgatgatgatgatgctgatGATCTAAACCTTGAAAAATCCTGATCTATTCACTGTCTGTGCTAGACTGATTCAAGATCAATCATAGAAGATGCCTCAGATTATTTGAGAAGAATTCAtgaagagatagagaaagctGAGAAGGAACTATCATCACAGAGATCAGAAGGCGATATTGGGAGCTCATCAGGGACAAGGATGATCCATAATGGTAGTAGTAGTACTAGTAGTACGGCCCCCCATATACTGAGGGTAAGGAACTAATCAGAACGTAGTAGCTAGCTAGAGCTTGTTGAGATATTAATTGTGAAATGAAACAGGTGGAAACAGAGAAAGTAGGCGGCGGATTTGTGGTGAAGATGATTTGGAAGAAAGGACCTGAGGTAGCTGGTCACGTGCAGCGCCTGATTGAGAGTTTGGAGTTGGTACAGTTGGAAGTGAAGATGAATTCTATTAATCTAAAAGACAACAATAATCCTCATGAAATGATAACCACAGCTTTCCTCGAGGTACACATTTCTACaaaaaacctctctctctctctctctctctcttcctgtaCAACCCCTTGTTGATCTGAGGGATGGATGAGGCTAGGTTATTCAAAAGATGATGATCAGTTCAAGGATACGAGGTGATCTAATGATTATCGGTTCAAGGATGCAAGGTGATCTTGCTTTTCCAGATAAGAAAGGGCAGAGAGAATACCGCGAGCCAATATCCAAGTAACAGGggcttctctctctcatgtATTTCATCTATTCCAACACTGCTAGTTACAACCACCTATCccctttttattaaaaagaaaaaccattcTTGAGATGATTTTATAACTTTTATCCCAACCAAATGGGTTGACTACATAAAATTCTATTAATTTACTTTAGGATATGAATTCATCAATTCCGAATCttcatttaatatttaaatttttgtCTATTATGCATAATTATTGATGGGCTatggctttttttcttttttggataaaattgaTGTGGTACATGGTTGCCCTCAAGTATTTACCTACTGTTTTTTTGGGTTGAACTCTCAGGTCTACCTTCTACACAAGAAAAAATGCAAGATGAAATACAAGGGCTTCTTTTGATggtgattttaagagagagTTTTCTTCACATCGTAGGAAAAGAAAACCCACAGATCTAGGATCAATATTCCTTTTTTAAAAGTATATACAATACATTAAGGTAGTCTCCCTTATTCTAACTAATTGTTCCCTCTACTTAGTTGAATCATGGATGAAAACCATCTCCAAATGGTTTTAATCAATGcaattgaaaaattaaaatt from Macadamia integrifolia cultivar HAES 741 unplaced genomic scaffold, SCU_Mint_v3 scaffold2619, whole genome shotgun sequence includes the following:
- the LOC122066863 gene encoding uncharacterized protein LOC122066863 yields the protein MDSNEYLSASDDEELEKSNHGTAKIQQQLQILQSLIPNSNQTDSRSIIEDASDYLRRIHEEIEKAEKELSSQRSEGDIGSSSGTRMIHNGSSSTSSTAPHILRVETEKVGGGFVVKMIWKKGPEVAGHVQRLIESLELVQLEVKMNSINLKDNNNPHEMITTAFLEVMDEKHITEEELYDMIMGTATRLGLVQ